In Nocardia sputorum, a single genomic region encodes these proteins:
- a CDS encoding cryptochrome/photolyase family protein, which yields MTVTIALFTRDLRVRDNPVLTAAHREGAAVLPLFVLDDAILSGRFAAPNRARFLVAALAELDVELRALGGGLVLRRGDVAAEVDRVAAQVHAESVHVAADVSGYSRRRERALRERLARRGCLLHTHSATVTVADPATLLPATGRDHFAVFSPYFRRWSDAPQRKPLGKPRSLMVPRVPSLPLPDAGELCQGPTSPQLAVGGETTGREIVRDRLSGPVEQYARDNDDLAADDTSRLSPYLHFGCVSPVELVHRLDLSTAGGHAFARQLAWRDFHHQLLAARPSAAWSDYRPRSVRPRDDERAVDAWREGRTGHPIVDAGMRQLRAEGWMHNRARLITASFLTKSLRVDWRVGAEHFLRWLVDGDLANNQLNWQWVAGTGTDTRPNRVLNPLRQAERYDPDGEYVRRWVPELAHLPGGRIHRPWREHVDPADYPAPIIDFVGM from the coding sequence ATGACCGTCACGATCGCTCTGTTCACCCGGGACCTGCGGGTGCGAGACAACCCGGTGCTGACCGCCGCCCACCGGGAAGGCGCCGCGGTGTTGCCGTTGTTCGTGCTCGACGATGCCATCCTCTCCGGGCGCTTCGCCGCGCCGAACCGCGCCCGGTTCCTCGTCGCCGCCCTCGCCGAACTCGACGTCGAACTGCGCGCCCTCGGCGGCGGCCTGGTGCTGCGCCGCGGCGACGTGGCCGCGGAGGTCGACCGCGTGGCCGCACAGGTGCACGCCGAGAGCGTGCACGTGGCGGCCGACGTCAGTGGCTACAGCCGGCGGCGCGAACGGGCGCTGCGGGAGCGTCTCGCGCGGCGCGGCTGCCTGCTGCACACCCATTCCGCCACCGTCACCGTCGCCGATCCGGCGACGCTGCTGCCCGCAACCGGGCGTGACCACTTCGCGGTCTTCAGCCCGTATTTCCGGCGTTGGTCCGACGCGCCGCAGCGCAAGCCGCTGGGCAAACCGCGCAGCCTCATGGTGCCGCGGGTGCCGAGCCTGCCTCTGCCGGACGCGGGCGAGCTGTGCCAGGGACCGACGTCGCCGCAGCTCGCCGTGGGCGGTGAGACGACCGGGCGAGAAATCGTGCGCGATCGGCTGTCCGGGCCGGTCGAGCAGTACGCGCGCGACAACGACGACCTCGCCGCCGACGACACCTCGCGGCTGTCGCCGTATCTGCATTTCGGTTGCGTGTCGCCGGTGGAGTTGGTGCACCGGCTCGACCTGTCCACCGCGGGCGGGCACGCGTTCGCCCGCCAGCTGGCCTGGCGCGACTTCCACCACCAGTTGCTGGCCGCCCGCCCGTCGGCGGCCTGGTCGGACTATCGGCCCCGCTCGGTTCGCCCGCGTGACGACGAGCGGGCCGTCGACGCCTGGCGCGAAGGCCGCACGGGGCATCCGATCGTGGACGCCGGTATGCGGCAGTTGCGCGCGGAGGGGTGGATGCACAACCGCGCGCGGCTGATCACGGCCAGCTTCCTCACCAAGTCGCTGCGCGTCGACTGGCGGGTGGGGGCGGAGCACTTCTTGCGCTGGCTGGTGGACGGCGACCTGGCGAACAACCAGCTCAACTGGCAGTGGGTGGCCGGCACGGGGACCGACACCAGGCCGAATCGGGTGCTCAACCCGCTGCGCCAAGCGGAGCGTTACGACCCGGACGGCGAGTACGTCCGGCGCTGGGTTCCCGAGCTGGCGCACCTGCCCGGCGGACGTATCCACCGGCCGTGGCGCGAACACGTCGATCCGGCGGACTATCCGGCGCCGATCATCGACTTCGTCGGAATGTAG